The Halobaculum magnesiiphilum genome contains the following window.
GCGTCCGGGTCGCCCTCGCGGTAGCCGACGAGGAGGTTCACCACGACGGCGGTGACCGCGGTCGCGGCGACGAACACCCAGAACGCCGCGCTCGCCGCGGCCCCGAGGTTCCGGCTGACGGCGTACAGCGTGGCGCCCGCGAGGAAGGCGACCGCGAACGGCGCGACGAACGCGGCGTCCCCCCAGTCGCCGCCGGCGTTGCGGTACTCGACGGCGTAGCCCCAGACGTTGCCGACGGTGAACTGGAAGATCACGAGCCAAAACAGGCCGACGAGGACGGCGAAGAGCGGGCGAGCACCGTCCATGAGTCGGGTGCCGGCGCCCGCGAGGAACACCGCGAGCATGAGGCCATGCCACGGGCGGAGGCGGTCGCGGAGGCGCGTACGGAGGGACACACGCCGCGGTCACGCCGGGTCCGTAAAACTCCGTCGTCAGTTGTACTCCCGCCACCGATAGCCGCACTCCTTACACTTGAAGAAGCGCGTCGGCGGCTCGTCGGCGGCGCCGGTCTGTTTGATCGTGTACCACGCGACGGTGTGGCCGCACTCGTCGCAGATCACGTCGTCGGAGGTGGGCTTCCCCTCGAAGTTCGCGCCCTCCTCGGTCTCGATCACGTCGTCGTCGGTCTGGGCCTCGGTGGAGACGAACTGCGCGGCCAGGTCCTCGTCGCGGTCGGCGGTCGCGCCGCACGAGGAGCACACCATCACCCCGTCCTCGGTGCGCATCATCGAGCCGCAGTCGTCACAGAACTGCATACTCCGTCCTACCCGGTCCGCACCGGTATGACTTACGCGTCGTCCGGGGCGGAGATGTTGTCGGCAGCGGCGGTGTCGCCGTCGCCGGTCGACGCCCCGGCGTCGGCCGTTCCGCCGCCCGCGGAGTCGGCGTCGGCAGCCGCGACGGCGGCGAAGTCCGGCCGGCCCTCGCCGGTCACCATCGGGCACCCGCGGACGCGGAAGCGATCGCCGTCGACGACCTCGACGATGTCGGTATCGTCGTGGCCGCACGTGACCTCCGGCGGCGCCGAGAGGTACGGACAGCGCTGGCAGTACTCCCGTTTGTCGAGGACGTGTTCGGGGCGGGTGTCGCGGTCACGCGTGGCGGACTCGTCGACGCGCTCGGCGGCCCCCTCGGGCGGGTCGTACGCGCCGAGCCCGTCCGGGTCGGACGACGCCGCGTCGTCGGCGTCGAGCGACTCCCACAGCGCCTCGGTGTCGATGTCGCCCACGTCGACCTCCTCGAACGGGTCGCGCTCGCCGGGTGCCGCGTCGCGGCTCCGGTTCTCGCCGACCCGCCTGGCGAGGTCCCCCAGCGGGGCGCTCCCGCCGCGGTCGCGGGGGGCATCGGTCGCGTCGGCGGAGTCGCCCGCGATCGGGTCGTCGCTTCGGTCCGGATCGCCGTGTTTCGGGTCGTCGGACGCGAACGGGTTCCGCACCCGCGGCGTCCCCTCCCCGTCGGTCTCCGGCTCGTCGCGAGGATCGCCGTCGGCCTCGGCGTCGCGGTCGCCGTCGCCGTCGCGGTCGCGGTCGTCGGGCATCTACTCCTCCTCGAAGATGTCCCGCGTCTCCCGTTCGTCGACCGTCTCCCCCTCCAGCGCGGGGCGTGTGCCGACCACGAGCGACGGCGACCCGAAGAAGCCGGCGGCCGGTTCGACCGTCTCGAACGTGCTCCCGCAGTGGGGACACTCCGGGCTCGATAACAGCCCGAGCCGGACGCTCCCGCCGCAGCCGTCGCAGTCGGCCGTCGCGATCCCCAGGCGGTTGGCCTCCGCTTTCAGGTCGGCCGCCGCGCGGCGGTGCGCCTCGCGGGACTCCAGCGTCGAGACGCGAGCGCGGACGTCGGAGAGCACGGCGGCGAGCCTGGAGAGCTTCTCGTCGTGCTCGTCGGCGGCGTCCGTGAGGTACTCCAGCACCTCCTCGTAGTTCGCAAAGCCGCTCTCGAACGTCTCCTCCAGGTCCGACAGGTCCCCGCGGAGCGAGTCGACATCGTCGGCCAGATCCTCGACCGACTCGGCGCCCGCGAGCTCCGGGTGGTCGTGGTCGGCCTCGGCCTTCGCGTCGGTCTCGCGTTTGACCTGGATCACCCGCGAGCGCACGTCGTCGATCTTTTCGTCGAGTTCCCGGTCCAACTCGTCGATTCGGGTCTCGATCACGTCGAGTCGCGAGGCGGCCTCCCCGGCGTCGCCGACCGTCGACGGGTCCGGAAGCTCCTCCTCGTGCTCGTCGAGCAGTTTGGCGACCGTGACCGCCCGAGCCAGCACCTCCTCGCGCGATCGGCCCGTCTCCCCTGCGCGGACCTCGATCCACTCGCGGAGGACGCCCGGCAGCCCCTCGACCTGCTCACCGTCCATCTACCGGGCCGTTGGGAGTGTGCAGGTAAATAGTACCGGCCCAACTATCGGGGATAGTATCGAGAGATGACATCCTCGTCGCCGGACGGTGGCGTCGAGTTCGGCGTCGGTCGTGTCTCCGGCGGGGGCACATCCGTTATCCTCCCGATCGGCGCGGGACCTCGACGCGACCGCGCGCGGTGCGGGCCGTCACCGGATCTTCCGCACGTCGCTGATGTCGAGGCCGCCGTCGTGGATCTCCGTCTCGAAGCGGACGATGTTCTCCGACTCGAGCTGCGAGAGCACGCCGCGGAACTCGCGGACGACCATCGTCCGGGCGCGCTTGGAGCCGCCCGACTCCCAGCTGAACTGGAGCGTGCCGCCGCTGCCGTCGACGAGCTGTCCCAGTTGCCGGTCGGTGATCGTGTCCGTGTTGACGAGCGCGAGCAGCAGCCCGCCCCACGAGTGGACGGCCTTCGCGAGCCCGCGGACCAGCATCGCCACGTCGGCCCACTCCACCTCGCCGCCGGAGGCGCCGACGAGGTCGGTGACCGAGTCGATCACGACGAGGTTGCCGGCCGCGTTGTTCGTCAGGTACTCGCCGAGCGCGGAGAGGACGCCGTCGCGGTTGCCGGCCCTCCCGAGGTCGTGGATGGTGCTGGTGGCGCCCATGTACCACTCGCGCGGGATGGCCGACAGCTGGAAGTACTCCGGCGAGAGGTCGGCGAACTCGATCCCCTCGAGGGCGGCGTCGACGATCTCGTCGGCCATCGTGTAGCGCAGCTCGCGTTCGATGTAGTCGGCGTCGGTGGTAAACGAGAGGTAGTGCACCTCCGGCGGGACCGCCGCCGCGTCGTCGAGATCGCCGTAGTAGAGGTCGAACGTCTCGTCGTCGACGCGGGCGAGCGCGTTCATCGCGGCGCTCGTGTAGGCGAACTCCCGGGCGCCGGCACCGGACTCGCCGGCGACGAGCACGACGCTGCCCTCGGGAGCGCCGCCGCCCAGCACGGAGTCGAGCTGGGCGACCCCGAACGGGATCCGGTCCATGGAGTGAGACAATCCGGGCGCGTGCTTAGTCGTTGTGCCGGCCGGGGCGGAGCGGGCGATCCGGTGTGAACGGAACAACCGTCGAGAACAAGCCGCATGAGCCGATCGGGCACAGGCACCGTCACGTGACAGCCACGACCTCCCCAGCCGATTCACTCGACGCTCGCTCCGCTCGCGGTCTCGCTCATCCCTCGCACGCGTCCGGCGGGCCCGGAGGCCCGCCGGCGCGCGCCACCGCAGAGATCGTTCAGTCGTCGCCAGTCACTCCTCCGCCGGCCGGATCTCGGCGCCGCGGTTCCGCGGCCGAACGACCCGCACGTCCCCGGCGACGCCGGCGGCCGCGAGGGCGTCCTCCCCGGCTTCGCGCGCCTCTCCGGCCCGATCGGCGTCGGTGACGCCGTACACGACCGGCCCCCACGAGGACTGCCCCGCGCCGTAGACCCCGGGATCGTCGCCCACCTCGGCGACGATGTCGCCCACCGGCGGGCGGTAGACGCCGCCCTGCTCGTCGGCGAACCACGCGCCGTTGAGCCGGCCGATCTCCTCGACGGCGGCGCCGAAGCGCTCGGCCGACCCCTCCGCGACGGCGGGGAGCAGGCGGCGCTGGATCGCGCCCGCGACGCGGTCGGCCACGGCGGGGTCGGCGTCCTCGACCGCGCGCCGGATGGCCGAGTCCTCGGCGTCGCCGGCGCGGCCCGGGTCCGCCTCCGGGATGACGAGGAGGAACCGCCAGTCGTCGGGCACGCGGTGGCGGGCGGCGACAGCCGGGACCGTCCAGTCGCCGTCGGCGGGGCGGTCGGTGGTGAACCGCCCGGTCGGGTGGCCCGCGTCGAGGACGAACCCGCCGGACTCGAACGTCGCGACGCCGATGCCCGAGCGGCCGCCCCGTCCCAGCGCCGGCGCGCGCTCGCGAACCCGGGGGTCCCGACCGTGCGCGCGGGCGACGCCGGCGAGCGTCGCGAGCGCCAGTTGCGTCCCGCTTCCGAGGCCCATGTGGCGCGGGAGTTCCGCCTCGACGGCGACGCGCGCGCCGTCGACGCCGAGCAGGTCGCACGCGCGGGCTGTGTACTCGCGGACGGCGTCGTGGTCGCTCTCGACCGCGTCCGCCGGGGCGACGCGGAGCCGGACGCGGGGCGCGTCGAGGCCGATGCCGACGGCGCCGTACAGCCGTTCGTGCGCCAGCGAGAGGTTGCCGAAGCCGAAGTGCAGGCGCGCGCCGGACTCGACCGTGACCGTGGAGGCGGACGGGGCGGGGTCGTCCAAGCGGCGGTCGTCGGTGTCGTTCGGCATCGCGTCTCTGGTCGGGATCCGGTCGACATCGTGGTGTCGGTTTCGACAGCGGACAATACGGACGCCGTCTGGGGCGGCGGCAACGACGGAAACGACGGTGACGGCGACGACAACGATAGCACCCGCAACGGCGGCGGTGCGAGAATGTCGCGGACGGCCGCGCTACAGCCGTTCGGCGATCGACTCGCCGGCGTCGATCCCGTTCCACAGCGCCGCGGCGACGCGACCGCGTCCGGCGACCCAGTCGCCGGCGAGGAACAGTCCCGCATCGCGGGCGGCCGCAACCGCGGCGGCGACGGAGTCGCCGTCGGCGCTGGCGGCGCTGGCGTCGTCAGCGTCGCCGACGAGCCCGTCGTTCGGGAGCGCGTGGCGCCAGCCCTGGTCGTCGACCCAGTCGGGGTCGGTCAGGCGGTCGTCGCCGACGAGGTCGGCCGCCAGCGTCGCCGCCGCCTCGGCCGCCTCGTCGAGGGGTTCGTCGTAGTGTTCGCTCGACCACCTGGGACTCATCTGGACGACCAGAAGCCCCTCGCCGTCGGGGACGTGCCCGCGCTTGCACTCCTCCCGGGAGAGCCAGCCGATCCTGTGGGCCTTGTCCACGTCGACGAGCCCGTACCACGGCACGTCGAGCTCGAACGGGTAGTGCAATACGAGCGTCCGCACCGTGCGGAACTCGACCCCGTCGACGGCCGCCCGGAGGTCCGCGAGCGCGTCTTCCCCGCCCTCGCCGGGCCACTCGGTCGCCGCGAGCAGGTCGGCGGTCTGGGGCGCCGGCGGCGTGAGCACCAGCGCGTCGAAGGGGCCGTGGTCGGCGCCCTCGGTGTCGGTGACCGTCCACGCGTCGGCGCCGCCGTCGTGGGCGATCGACTCCGCGCGCGTCGTCTTTCGGACCTCGGCGTCGGTCTCGGCGAGCAGCCGTTTGGCGAACTGGGTGATCCCCGCCTCCCAGGTGTACTTGGGCTCGTCGTCGCCGTCGCCGGGGGCGATCTCGCCGTCGGCGCCGAACGTCCACACCGGCTCGGCGATGTCGACGAGGCCGTCCTCGCCGAGATCGCGGACCAGATCGCCGGTCCGGTCGTCGGGGAGCTTCACGTAGTTGGCGCCGTGGTCGTAGCGACAGCCGTCCTTCCGCCGCGTCGCCGCCCGTCCGCCGACGCCGCGGGACTTCTCGAGGATCGTCACGTCGTGGTCGGTGTCGCGGAGGGCGTACGCCGCGCCGGCGCCCGCGAGCCCGGCGCCGACGATGCCGATATGTGCCATCACCGCATGCAGGGGCGCCGGGTCCGTATCGCTTGCGGGCGCTCGGACGCCGTTCTCACGGCCGAGACCGTGTGTGAAAGCCTTATGGCGAACGACACGCCAGTACCGCCATGTACGACGCGATCGTCTTCGACAACGACGGGGTGCTCGTGGGGCGCACCCACTACGACGTGCTCCACGAGGCCGCCTGGGACGCCTTCGAGGCGCTCTCGGTGGCCGATCCCGACCCCGAGCACGTCGAGTCGATGGTCGTCGGCGTCTCCCCCGAACAGGTCGAGGAGGTGTGTGACACCTACGACCTGACGCCCCGGGAGTTCTGGGCGATGCGCGACCGGACGGCGTTCGAGGCCCAGCGCCGCGAGGTTCGCGCGGGCAACAAGCGCCTCTACGACGACGTCGACGTGCTCCGGGACCTCTCGGCGCCGCTCGGCATCGTCTCCTCGAACCAACACGAGACTGTGGAGTTCCTCCTCGATCACTTCGGCGTCGCCGACCTCTTCGACACCGCCTACGGCCGCGAGCCGACCGTCGAGAGCCTCCGCCGCAAGAAGCCCAACAGCCACTACATCGACCGCGCGCTCGCGGACCTGGAGGCCGAGACGGCGCTGTTCGTCGGCGACAACGAGTCCGACATCGAGGCCGCCGACAACGCCGGCATCGACTCGGCATTCATCCGCCGACCCCACCGCGAGGACTGGACGCTCTCGGTCACCCCGACGTACGACATCGACGGGCTGGCAGACCTGCAGGCGATCTGTAACTGACCGCCGAACCCGCCCGCGACCGCTGACCGCCACACCCCCACGCGACCGCCGACCCCTCTGCCCGCCCCACGACCGCCGACGCTTTCTCCCCGCCTCCCGATCCCCGCGTATGAACACGGATCTCGATCTCCCGCCCGTCGGCCTCGGCACGATGGGCCTCGACGGCGACGAGGGCGCCCGCGCGGTCGAGACGGCGCTCCGCCTGGGCTACCGCCACCTCGACACCGCGCAGGTGTACGAGAACGAGGCGACCGTCGGCGCCGGCCTCGCGGCGGCCCTCGACGACGGGGTCGTCGCCCGCGAGGAC
Protein-coding sequences here:
- a CDS encoding beta-ribofuranosylaminobenzene 5'-phosphate synthase family protein, whose product is MPNDTDDRRLDDPAPSASTVTVESGARLHFGFGNLSLAHERLYGAVGIGLDAPRVRLRVAPADAVESDHDAVREYTARACDLLGVDGARVAVEAELPRHMGLGSGTQLALATLAGVARAHGRDPRVRERAPALGRGGRSGIGVATFESGGFVLDAGHPTGRFTTDRPADGDWTVPAVAARHRVPDDWRFLLVIPEADPGRAGDAEDSAIRRAVEDADPAVADRVAGAIQRRLLPAVAEGSAERFGAAVEEIGRLNGAWFADEQGGVYRPPVGDIVAEVGDDPGVYGAGQSSWGPVVYGVTDADRAGEAREAGEDALAAAGVAGDVRVVRPRNRGAEIRPAEE
- a CDS encoding CopG family transcriptional regulator, yielding MDGEQVEGLPGVLREWIEVRAGETGRSREEVLARAVTVAKLLDEHEEELPDPSTVGDAGEAASRLDVIETRIDELDRELDEKIDDVRSRVIQVKRETDAKAEADHDHPELAGAESVEDLADDVDSLRGDLSDLEETFESGFANYEEVLEYLTDAADEHDEKLSRLAAVLSDVRARVSTLESREAHRRAAADLKAEANRLGIATADCDGCGGSVRLGLLSSPECPHCGSTFETVEPAAGFFGSPSLVVGTRPALEGETVDERETRDIFEEE
- a CDS encoding RAD55 family ATPase, with translation MDRIPFGVAQLDSVLGGGAPEGSVVLVAGESGAGAREFAYTSAAMNALARVDDETFDLYYGDLDDAAAVPPEVHYLSFTTDADYIERELRYTMADEIVDAALEGIEFADLSPEYFQLSAIPREWYMGATSTIHDLGRAGNRDGVLSALGEYLTNNAAGNLVVIDSVTDLVGASGGEVEWADVAMLVRGLAKAVHSWGGLLLALVNTDTITDRQLGQLVDGSGGTLQFSWESGGSKRARTMVVREFRGVLSQLESENIVRFETEIHDGGLDISDVRKIR
- a CDS encoding HAD family hydrolase; amino-acid sequence: MYDAIVFDNDGVLVGRTHYDVLHEAAWDAFEALSVADPDPEHVESMVVGVSPEQVEEVCDTYDLTPREFWAMRDRTAFEAQRREVRAGNKRLYDDVDVLRDLSAPLGIVSSNQHETVEFLLDHFGVADLFDTAYGREPTVESLRRKKPNSHYIDRALADLEAETALFVGDNESDIEAADNAGIDSAFIRRPHREDWTLSVTPTYDIDGLADLQAICN
- a CDS encoding NAD(P)/FAD-dependent oxidoreductase produces the protein MMAHIGIVGAGLAGAGAAYALRDTDHDVTILEKSRGVGGRAATRRKDGCRYDHGANYVKLPDDRTGDLVRDLGEDGLVDIAEPVWTFGADGEIAPGDGDDEPKYTWEAGITQFAKRLLAETDAEVRKTTRAESIAHDGGADAWTVTDTEGADHGPFDALVLTPPAPQTADLLAATEWPGEGGEDALADLRAAVDGVEFRTVRTLVLHYPFELDVPWYGLVDVDKAHRIGWLSREECKRGHVPDGEGLLVVQMSPRWSSEHYDEPLDEAAEAAATLAADLVGDDRLTDPDWVDDQGWRHALPNDGLVGDADDASAASADGDSVAAAVAAARDAGLFLAGDWVAGRGRVAAALWNGIDAGESIAERL
- a CDS encoding transcription factor S, which translates into the protein MQFCDDCGSMMRTEDGVMVCSSCGATADRDEDLAAQFVSTEAQTDDDVIETEEGANFEGKPTSDDVICDECGHTVAWYTIKQTGAADEPPTRFFKCKECGYRWREYN